One window of the Gimesia sp. genome contains the following:
- a CDS encoding DUF1501 domain-containing protein produces the protein MDPVFEYERNLTRRTLLGRSARGIGGAALASLLYPELFNQSASAEAIPAAVQQVAPRAKRIIYLFQSGGPSHVDLFDYKPVLRKLHGSDLPDSVKGTQRVTGMTARQKSFPVVAPFWEMKQCGEHQTWISEQLPHTQTIADDITIVKSVNTEAINHDPAITYINTGSQQIGHASMGAWLSYGLGSENENLPAYMVMLSQGTGKNPGQPLFDRLWGSGYLPPSHQGVKLRPGSSPVLYLSNPAGIDRKQRRKLLDDLATLNRGQAEEIGDPEIQARINSYEMAYRMQTSVPDLMDLSSETQKTFEMYGPESRKPGSFAANCLLARRMTERGVRFVQLFHRGWDQHVSLKSQLPNQCLDVDQPSAALIKDLKQRGLLDETLVIWGGEFGRTVYSQGAIGSPSAGRDHHGRCFSIWMAGGGIKRGFEYGKTDDFCYNVVENPVHIRDMNATILHCMGIDHRRLTFKYRGLDARLTGVEEAHVKHDLLS, from the coding sequence ATGGACCCGGTATTTGAATACGAACGTAATCTGACAAGACGGACGCTGCTGGGACGCTCGGCCCGCGGTATTGGCGGGGCGGCTTTAGCGAGCCTGCTCTATCCGGAACTGTTCAACCAGAGTGCCTCTGCAGAAGCGATTCCGGCTGCAGTCCAACAGGTCGCGCCCCGGGCGAAGCGGATCATCTACCTGTTTCAGTCGGGCGGTCCTTCGCATGTGGACCTGTTCGATTACAAGCCTGTACTGCGGAAGCTGCACGGTTCGGATCTACCCGATTCCGTGAAGGGAACGCAACGCGTGACCGGCATGACGGCCCGACAGAAGTCGTTTCCCGTCGTCGCGCCGTTCTGGGAGATGAAACAGTGTGGAGAACATCAGACGTGGATCAGCGAACAGCTGCCGCACACGCAGACGATTGCCGATGATATTACGATCGTCAAATCGGTAAATACCGAGGCCATCAATCACGATCCGGCGATCACCTATATCAATACGGGTTCACAGCAGATCGGCCATGCGAGCATGGGCGCCTGGTTGAGTTACGGGCTGGGAAGTGAAAACGAAAATCTGCCCGCCTACATGGTCATGCTGTCCCAGGGGACGGGGAAGAATCCGGGGCAGCCGTTGTTTGACCGGCTGTGGGGTTCGGGATATCTGCCACCCAGTCACCAGGGAGTGAAGCTGCGGCCCGGATCGAGTCCGGTGCTGTACCTCTCCAATCCGGCGGGTATCGACCGAAAACAGCGGCGGAAACTGCTGGATGACCTGGCGACGCTCAACCGGGGACAGGCAGAAGAGATCGGCGATCCCGAAATTCAGGCGCGGATCAATTCGTACGAAATGGCGTATCGGATGCAGACTTCGGTCCCCGATCTGATGGACCTCTCGAGTGAGACGCAGAAAACGTTTGAAATGTACGGACCCGAATCGCGGAAGCCGGGAAGTTTTGCAGCCAACTGTCTGCTGGCCCGCCGGATGACCGAGCGGGGCGTACGGTTTGTGCAACTGTTCCATCGGGGCTGGGATCAGCACGTGTCGCTGAAAAGCCAGCTGCCGAATCAGTGCCTGGACGTGGATCAGCCCTCCGCGGCGTTGATCAAGGATCTCAAACAGCGGGGACTGCTGGATGAGACGCTGGTGATCTGGGGAGGCGAATTCGGCCGGACCGTTTACAGCCAGGGTGCCATCGGCAGCCCGAGTGCCGGCCGGGACCATCATGGACGCTGTTTCTCGATCTGGATGGCGGGCGGCGGGATTAAGCGTGGCTTCGAATACGGGAAGACCGATGACTTCTGTTACAACGTCGTCGAGAACCCGGTGCATATTCGGGACATGAATGCGACGATTCTACACTGCATGGGGATCGACCATCGCCGGCTGACGTTTAAGTATCGCGGCCTGGATGCGCGGCTGACCGGTGTGGAAGAGGCGCATGTGAAACATGACCTGTTGAGTTGA
- a CDS encoding tetratricopeptide repeat protein: MLNLSFRLLSGGLMLMCCLSACIPVPMPKPELYRPLTDFTPQDGVYDFESQQARFNVAIDDNPRDADARFARALLYMGVGRYASAEEDLTIAIQVAEKQSDYDPERLATIYVHRGLIRWSDEKVELAIDDYSRAIELAPKNWEGYFHRWLAYHFEGEEEKAEQDRQRGMKLEPDVFDREYVLRYDGIVL; this comes from the coding sequence ATGCTGAATCTGTCTTTCCGCCTGCTGTCGGGTGGGCTAATGCTGATGTGTTGTCTTTCAGCGTGCATTCCCGTTCCGATGCCCAAGCCTGAGCTCTATCGGCCGTTGACGGACTTTACGCCTCAGGATGGCGTTTACGATTTTGAGTCGCAGCAGGCCCGCTTCAATGTGGCGATTGATGATAACCCCCGCGACGCGGATGCCCGCTTTGCGCGTGCGCTGCTCTACATGGGGGTCGGCCGATATGCGTCTGCAGAAGAAGACCTGACGATTGCGATTCAGGTGGCAGAAAAACAGTCCGATTACGATCCAGAGCGTCTGGCGACCATTTATGTGCACCGGGGGCTGATCCGCTGGAGCGATGAAAAGGTCGAACTGGCCATCGACGATTACTCGCGGGCAATCGAACTCGCGCCGAAGAACTGGGAAGGCTATTTCCACCGCTGGCTGGCGTATCACTTTGAAGGTGAGGAAGAGAAAGCCGAGCAGGATCGCCAGCGTGGTATGAAGCTGGAGCCGGATGTGTTCGACAGGGAATACGTGCTGCGGTATGACGGCATTGTGTTGTAG
- a CDS encoding PSD1 and planctomycete cytochrome C domain-containing protein, with product MRSLLLRSGLLVLAVGVTCLTLFAEADPKSKPTTKAETGVADAGIDFNRDIRPILSNNCFFCHGPDEKHREADLRLDTKAGAFASAIVPGKPEESALIERIISTDDDIKMPPADSGKSLKPEEIELIKRWVQSGAAWQEHWAYVKPERAKLPKVKQADWPRNAIDYFVLSRLEKEGLKPSPEADRRTLVRRLYLDLLGLPPTAEEVDAFVNSKDPQAYEKLIDRLLETPEYAERMTLKWLDLARYADTNGYSIDGGRHMWLWRDWVIDAFHKNKPYNEFITEQIAGDLLPNATPWQQVATGFNRNHMITHEGGTIPEENLVNYTVDRVKTTSEVFLGLTMGCAQCHNHKYDPITMKDFYQFYAYFNRLDDRGLDGNSGINAGPKLAVKTQLSFAAEELKSLDQELAQVEQALAHPDETQLAAWVAQTKQELEQRGKDLKLHELSVIKVSDPNTRSAFEVSDEGHVLALAASGRSPSISLKVGADVDQLDGLRIVFYPNEKLPEGGIGHGKKESFPGGFILTSFAASGTAIPSDQLDLYAMLNVAKITASRSHPDYPAADCLDPRDHNGWSPAPENKQQQHLTVTFDQPYDTKDSKYITVMLVWGGGQYGGRQALMAGDYQIFGMTGSDDGTIIPEAIQQILAIDATDRDAKQTAALKAYYSGIAPELENLRYQRENLKERRKMLTDSFETMVMNTAKKPRETFILNRGQYDQPTEKVSMGVPGFLPGASQQESEDRLGLAQWLTSRENPLVTRVAVNRFWEMLFGQGIVSTSADFGSQGDPPTHPRLLDWLAVEFYESGWDVKHIMKQILMSATYRQSSAGTPELWKEDPQNRLLARGARFRLQAEAIRDATLKVSGLLVERVGGASVNPYQPEGLWREVSHYGSSPATAQVFVQDHGEKLYRRSMYTYWKRTVPPPNMQTFDAPNREVCLVSRARTNTPLQSLVLLNDVQFVEASRKFAERIMLEGGTSPEERITFAFREALGRPPAEWELETTRAAYQRELKNYQAAPEAARSLLSQGESTSDASLNPPEVAAWTTVGSMLFNTYEFMTRG from the coding sequence ATGCGTTCCCTTTTGCTGCGAAGCGGGCTGCTCGTACTGGCGGTCGGCGTTACCTGTCTGACACTGTTTGCCGAGGCAGATCCGAAGTCGAAACCGACGACGAAGGCTGAAACCGGAGTGGCCGATGCGGGTATCGATTTCAATCGCGATATCCGTCCGATTCTATCCAACAACTGTTTCTTCTGTCACGGTCCCGATGAAAAGCATCGCGAGGCCGATCTGCGACTGGACACCAAAGCGGGGGCGTTTGCCTCTGCGATTGTCCCGGGCAAGCCGGAAGAGAGTGCCCTGATCGAGCGGATTATCTCGACAGACGATGATATCAAAATGCCGCCTGCGGACTCGGGTAAGTCACTCAAGCCGGAAGAGATCGAGTTGATCAAACGCTGGGTGCAGTCGGGAGCCGCCTGGCAGGAGCACTGGGCCTACGTCAAACCGGAACGGGCAAAGCTGCCGAAAGTCAAGCAGGCCGACTGGCCGCGGAATGCGATCGATTACTTCGTCCTGTCGCGGCTGGAAAAAGAAGGACTCAAACCCTCACCGGAAGCAGACCGCCGAACGCTGGTGCGTCGGCTCTACCTGGATCTGCTGGGCCTGCCACCGACGGCTGAGGAAGTCGACGCGTTTGTGAATTCCAAGGATCCCCAGGCTTACGAGAAACTGATTGATCGTCTGCTGGAGACGCCCGAGTATGCAGAGCGAATGACGCTGAAGTGGCTCGACCTGGCCCGCTATGCTGACACGAACGGTTACTCGATTGACGGGGGCCGCCACATGTGGCTCTGGCGGGACTGGGTGATTGATGCGTTTCACAAGAATAAACCGTACAACGAATTCATTACCGAACAGATTGCCGGTGACCTGTTACCGAATGCGACACCCTGGCAGCAAGTGGCGACGGGCTTCAACCGTAATCACATGATTACGCACGAAGGGGGGACGATTCCCGAAGAGAACCTGGTCAACTACACAGTCGATCGGGTGAAGACGACGTCGGAAGTCTTCCTGGGACTCACGATGGGATGTGCCCAGTGTCATAATCATAAATACGACCCGATTACGATGAAGGACTTCTACCAGTTCTACGCCTATTTCAATCGCCTGGACGATCGCGGGCTGGACGGGAACAGCGGAATCAATGCCGGTCCCAAGCTGGCGGTGAAGACCCAGCTGTCCTTCGCTGCGGAAGAACTGAAGTCGCTGGATCAGGAACTGGCGCAGGTCGAACAGGCACTCGCGCATCCTGATGAAACACAGCTGGCTGCCTGGGTCGCTCAGACGAAACAGGAACTTGAACAGCGGGGGAAAGATCTGAAGCTGCACGAACTGAGTGTGATCAAGGTGTCTGATCCGAATACGCGGAGTGCCTTTGAGGTCAGTGACGAGGGACATGTGCTGGCGCTGGCTGCCAGTGGACGCTCTCCTTCGATTTCGCTGAAAGTTGGCGCGGACGTCGACCAACTGGATGGCTTGCGGATTGTATTTTACCCGAACGAGAAACTGCCCGAAGGGGGCATTGGTCACGGTAAGAAAGAGTCGTTTCCGGGAGGCTTCATTCTGACCAGCTTTGCTGCGTCGGGAACCGCGATTCCCTCCGATCAGCTCGACCTGTATGCGATGTTGAATGTCGCGAAGATCACCGCAAGCCGATCTCACCCCGATTACCCGGCGGCTGACTGTCTCGATCCGCGGGATCACAACGGTTGGTCACCCGCACCGGAAAACAAGCAGCAGCAACATCTGACAGTGACCTTCGACCAGCCTTACGATACGAAGGATTCGAAGTATATTACGGTGATGCTGGTCTGGGGCGGTGGTCAGTATGGCGGACGCCAGGCGTTGATGGCCGGAGATTATCAGATCTTTGGGATGACCGGCAGCGATGACGGAACCATCATTCCTGAAGCGATTCAGCAGATCCTGGCGATAGATGCCACGGATCGCGATGCGAAACAGACGGCGGCTCTGAAAGCTTACTACAGCGGGATCGCTCCCGAACTCGAGAATCTGCGCTATCAACGGGAGAATCTCAAGGAACGCCGCAAGATGCTGACCGATTCGTTTGAGACGATGGTCATGAACACGGCCAAAAAGCCACGGGAGACGTTTATTCTGAATCGGGGGCAGTACGATCAACCGACCGAAAAAGTGTCGATGGGTGTGCCCGGGTTCCTGCCGGGCGCCTCTCAGCAGGAATCGGAGGACCGCCTGGGGCTGGCCCAGTGGCTGACCTCGCGTGAGAATCCGCTGGTGACCCGCGTGGCGGTGAACCGGTTCTGGGAAATGCTGTTTGGTCAGGGAATTGTTTCAACGTCCGCTGACTTTGGTTCGCAGGGGGATCCCCCGACGCATCCCCGACTGTTGGACTGGCTGGCGGTGGAGTTTTATGAATCGGGCTGGGATGTCAAACACATCATGAAGCAGATTCTGATGTCGGCGACCTATCGTCAGTCCTCAGCGGGAACGCCGGAGCTCTGGAAAGAGGATCCACAGAACCGACTGCTGGCCCGAGGTGCCCGGTTCCGGCTGCAGGCCGAAGCGATTCGGGATGCGACCCTCAAGGTCTCCGGACTGCTGGTCGAACGTGTGGGCGGGGCGAGTGTGAACCCCTATCAGCCGGAAGGGCTGTGGCGGGAAGTGAGCCATTACGGCAGTTCGCCGGCGACCGCGCAGGTCTTTGTGCAGGATCACGGCGAGAAACTGTATCGCCGGAGTATGTATACCTACTGGAAGCGGACGGTTCCGCCGCCGAATATGCAGACCTTTGATGCACCCAACCGCGAAGTCTGCCTGGTGAGTCGGGCCCGTACAAATACTCCGCTGCAGTCCCTGGTGCTGCTGAATGATGTGCAGTTCGTGGAAGCGTCTCGCAAGTTCGCGGAGCGCATCATGCTGGAAGGGGGGACTTCGCCCGAGGAGCGAATCACGTTTGCGTTCCGCGAAGCTTTGGGACGACCGCCGGCGGAGTGGGAATTAGAGACCACGCGGGCAGCTTATCAACGTGAGTTGAAAAACTACCAGGCGGCACCTGAAGCGGCGCGATCGCTGTTGTCGCAGGGAGAATCGACGAGCGATGCGAGTCTGAACCCGCCGGAAGTCGCGGCGTGGACGACCGTGGGGAGTATGCTGTTCAACACTTATGAATTTATGACGCGAGGGTAA
- a CDS encoding aldehyde dehydrogenase family protein, with translation MSTTTASELYPEVKAFLEEGTLKGVVGGKEVESAGGETFVTSDPGSGKQLAEVFSFQPGDVDMAVDVADAAFRKTGWAEMPQNERSALLHRLADAVEKHKPMIAQLEALDAGKIEAQAQGDVQNFVDTMRYFADLAQHVQRRSVLAVPQHEAWTVRQPYGACGFIFPWNFPFLLIGWGIAPALAAGNTVVIKPAEDTPMSAIYLARLAKEAGIPDGVINVVPGYGAVAGAALSGNPKLKRMSFTGSPEVGRLVAESCGANLVPVKLELGGKGAAVVFSDVDVPDTAQKLVNAITFHTGQVCCDATRWLIDENIYDHFVSECVDRLKKVQVGYQLNEDSQMGPVVNAKQHQRVLSYLEKGQAEGAECVLEGGAAEVPGYEGYYVKPALMAGSLDNVAAREEIFGPVAYLAPFKTEEQAIQMTNSTDYGLANSVWTSDLSRASRVAEAMCAGNSWINAHNVFAHGVPYAGINKSGMGGGVLSVETLFDYWRSLSVVRPL, from the coding sequence ATGTCAACCACAACAGCCAGTGAACTGTATCCCGAAGTCAAAGCCTTTCTGGAAGAGGGGACGCTGAAGGGAGTCGTCGGGGGTAAAGAGGTCGAATCTGCGGGTGGCGAGACGTTCGTGACGTCGGATCCGGGATCGGGCAAACAGCTGGCAGAAGTCTTCAGCTTTCAGCCGGGTGACGTCGACATGGCCGTGGATGTGGCTGATGCCGCTTTCCGCAAGACCGGCTGGGCCGAAATGCCCCAGAACGAACGCAGTGCCCTGCTGCATCGCCTGGCGGACGCCGTCGAAAAACACAAACCGATGATTGCCCAGCTCGAAGCACTGGATGCCGGTAAGATTGAAGCCCAGGCCCAGGGGGACGTGCAGAACTTCGTCGATACGATGCGGTACTTCGCCGACCTGGCCCAGCACGTGCAGCGACGATCGGTTCTGGCCGTGCCTCAGCACGAAGCCTGGACCGTGCGTCAGCCTTACGGTGCCTGCGGATTTATCTTCCCGTGGAACTTCCCCTTCCTGCTGATCGGCTGGGGGATTGCTCCGGCACTGGCAGCGGGGAACACGGTCGTCATCAAGCCGGCGGAAGATACGCCGATGTCGGCCATCTACCTGGCTCGCCTGGCGAAAGAAGCCGGTATTCCGGATGGCGTGATCAACGTTGTGCCCGGTTACGGGGCGGTCGCCGGAGCTGCGCTGTCAGGGAATCCCAAACTGAAGCGGATGTCGTTTACCGGATCGCCGGAAGTTGGTCGCCTGGTGGCGGAGTCCTGTGGTGCGAATCTGGTGCCCGTCAAACTGGAGCTGGGCGGCAAAGGGGCTGCGGTGGTCTTCAGTGACGTCGATGTTCCCGATACGGCTCAGAAGCTGGTGAATGCGATCACCTTCCACACCGGTCAGGTCTGCTGTGATGCGACCCGCTGGTTGATTGACGAAAACATTTACGATCACTTTGTGAGTGAATGTGTTGATCGTCTGAAGAAGGTGCAGGTCGGTTATCAGCTGAATGAAGACAGCCAGATGGGACCGGTGGTTAATGCGAAGCAGCATCAGCGGGTGCTGTCTTACCTGGAAAAGGGGCAGGCCGAAGGGGCCGAATGCGTGCTCGAAGGGGGCGCTGCTGAGGTGCCCGGTTACGAAGGTTACTATGTGAAGCCCGCGCTGATGGCCGGTTCGCTGGATAACGTGGCGGCCCGCGAAGAGATCTTCGGGCCTGTGGCTTACCTCGCACCGTTTAAGACCGAAGAGCAGGCGATTCAGATGACGAACTCGACCGACTACGGTCTGGCGAACAGCGTCTGGACTTCTGACCTGAGCCGGGCGTCACGCGTGGCGGAAGCGATGTGTGCCGGCAACAGCTGGATCAACGCTCATAATGTGTTCGCACATGGCGTGCCTTACGCCGGGATCAACAAGAGCGGTATGGGGGGCGGCGTGCTCTCCGTGGAAACGCTGTTTGATTACTGGCGGAGCCTGTCGGTGGTTCGTCCGCTGTAA